The DNA sequence TGATCCAGGACTACCGGTCTGTGTGCCGGGAGCGCGCGCACGACTTCTCTGACCATCTGCACCCCTATTTGGACTCCGTGTTGGAGGCGGAGAAGGAGCAGTGCGTGCCTCTCGCGGAGCTGGAGGGGCACGTGGGGAGGAGGCCTGTGAGGAGCGtgggtgatgaagatgagaggtcagaggtcacgacACATCAGCGCGTGAAGCGCGGCTTCATTGTGCCTGGAACTCTGTGGTGCGGCTCCGGCAACAAGGCGCCATCTTATGCAGATCTGGGTACGTTTGCTTCTTACTATTGGTTAATGCAGGGTTTCCCAATGTATGGCCTGACACCCCTTTAGGGGCCGCTGGGATAAACAGCAGGATCCACAGGGACAGGGACTACATCTGTTTTCATGGGAGCAGACACTGGAGAGGAGGGTGGGTGAGGGATGAGGGGGCTAGTTTTTATCCAATCATGGACCTTCTGGCAATAGTTGCCAACATAAGGGTCAAAACCCCTAAAAGGGCCTCTGGAAAAAGTTGAGCGTCCCCCATAAAATTAAAGAGATAAGGGACAAGGAGCAGACACTGGGGAGCAGGTGGACACCAGGACCAGCTAAGCTTAGCCAGGTAAGTCCCTCTAGAACACCCTTTAAAGGATTCTGATCAGATTAAATGGATCAGGGATTAAATGATAAGATTACAGGAAACAGAAGCTTCATCAGTTTATTGTTGGGGGATCAGATCCTGGAGAGCCGGGCTGCTTTTTATGCTTCAACATCTCCTTCATGTCTTGTTTGACTGAAGACAGGCAAAGGTGCTACCCTGGCTCACTGACCCATCTAGTGGTATAAAGCGGTATTGTGCAGTAATGAGGTCAGGGGCTAGCTCCTTAGCGTGCTAACTTGTGCCTgtgctcctcctgcaggtgtgttttcagacactgacagctgctgccGGGAACACGACCAGTGCAAACACACCATCCTGTCCTTCCACTCAGAGTTCGGTGTCTTCAACAGCAACATCTTCACCATGTCTCACTGCGACTGCGACAACCAGTAAGCACCCGCACCCCGAAGACACCCAGCACAcgtctgatgtgtgtgtgtgtgtttcattctcCGTCCGTGTGTCTGCAGGTTCCACAGTTGTCTGAAGAACGCTAACGACAGCATATCTGGCGTGGTGGGATACACCTTCTTCAACCTGCTGAAGATGCACTGCTTCAGGTTCTCCCACAGACTCCAGTGTTCTCAGAGGAACTGGTTTGGAATGTGAGTGCAGGTTTGGATTCATACAGAGAACGAGCATTagaagctaacagctaatgcTACGCTACGCTATAAACTAcagcatggtcacatgactacaacgTTTACAAGTTTACTGACATCATTTGTAGTCccatttagccacttgttagcatttaGCCTGTTAGGACTTTAGTGAGGATTTCCCCCTCTGCTTTGACTTCCAGGTGTAAAGAGACTAAAATGGCGCTGTACGCGGAGGTCTACCCCCCCACGCTGTACGAGTCCGCCGACCCTGCAGACGTCAGCCTGAACATCAGCATGAACTCCACCACCACACCCGCAGCACTCCTGGACACATCATCAGAGCCCCACCTGTCCTCCGTCCCCGTCCCCACACCCACCGCCTCCGTCTCCACCGCCGTGGAGACCACCACCGCCGTGGAGACCACCACCGCCGTGGAGACCACCACCGCCGTGGAGACCTCCACGGTGGTGACCACCACCGCCGTGGAGACCACCACCGCCGTGGAGACCACCACCGCCGTGGAGACCACCACCGCCGTGGAGACCACCACCGCCAAATCCCGGGACTCCTCCACGGAAACGTCCTGCAGCGTCTACAAGGATCTGGACGAGTGCAAGTACAAGATCCGGCCCCAGCGGAGGAAACACGGCCTCCACAACACCGAGCCCAGGACGCTGTACCACTGCAACTGCACCAGCaggtacacaaacaaacaacaaacaactgtttgtgtttatgaatcatatgcagagggtggaggaggatgatgtCACACGCTCAGAGTCAATATTTACATATGTGGTAACAGTGCACTGTCAGACGTGGTGTGATGTTTCATAACACTGAAccaggccacacacacagacacacacacacacagacacacacacacacacacacacacacacacacacacacacacatacacacacacacagacacacacacatacacacacacagacagacacacacacagccacacacacagacagacagacacacacacacacagacatacacacagacacacacacagacagacacacacacagccacacacacagacagacacacacacagccacacacagacacacacacacagacagacacagacatgcacagagacacacagacacacacacagacacacacacacacacagacacacacacagacacacacacagacagacagacacacacacacacacacagacacacacacacacacagacacacacacacacagacacacacacacacacagacagacacacacagccacacacagacacacacggtgTCACACTCTTACATAAGGTGCTCTGAATATTTCACGTCCTTGGACATCACACACAACAtgtatttggtgtgtgtgtgtgtgtgtgtctgtgtgtgtctgtctgtgtgtgtgtgtctgtgtgtgtctgtctgtgtgtgtgtgtgtgtgtgtgtgtgtgtctgtgtgtgtgtgtgtgtctgtgtgtgtgtgtgtgtgtctgtctgtctgtgtgtgtgtctgtgtgtgtgtctgtgtgtgtgtgtgtctgtgtgtgtgtgtgtgtgtctgtgtgtgtctgtctgtgtgtgtgtgtctgtgtgtgtctgtctgtgtgtgtgtgtgtgtgtgtgtgtgtgtctgtgtgtgtcggtcTCTGACATCTCACTGTTTGTCTTCTAGATTATTCCAGAGTCTGGCCTCACAGAGACAGCTGTCCAAGGTGCAGTCTGTCCTGCTGGGACAAGTGTCTCCgtcctgcttcctgcttcaggactgctcagctGCCAACAGGTCACTGATCATATTTATGGATTATATTTGTCAttattatcagaatcagaatcaaaaatactttattgatcccagggggaaactgcattcattccaggtgctccatgtatactcaaaataACAGGGtagaatataaaataaggtaaaatagtaagagtagaataaataaaattctaaacattaataaacattcaagttaaatgtcagtgtgtcagtaatTTATATACAGTTAGTTTAGTCCAGAGCTTCTCAAACTAGGGCTCAGTGCCCCACAGGGGGGTCACTGGGTGGATGTGCTGGGTCCTGAGGTGATGGAGAGGAACAgatgaaggaagaggaggaaaaaaaagaagggaggaAGAAATAGAGGAGCAAGGAGAccgaaaaagaggaggagggcgagaagaagagggtggaggaggaggaggaggaggtgaagaaaaggaggaggaggagaaaagagaaaaaggacTCTGTATGTGACTCTGCCTCATCTCACAGGTGCTCGGCGGTGCTGGTGAAAGCTGACCTTCCTCAGCGGGACGTGGAGGAGCAGCGCCATCTGCAGGCCGTAACGCTGAAGGTCAGGAGGCCGAACACCAGGAGAGCCAGGAGGAGAGACGGAGCCGTGAGGCTCCACAAGCTGTGTGTCAGGATGAGCCGACCCAGAAACCAGAGTCCACCCGCGGGGACGGAGCTGTCCCGGTGAGGACGCCACAGGGGGACACGCAGCTCAGCGTTACACCAGGCGTCATggaataaatatgtttatttttacacttaATACAGATTATTTTTGGTCAGATTTATTTGAGTCTCAGCATCAGTTTCATTCAGTCTTATTTATGCTGAACACCTTGAAATATTGTACTGTTGTGTATTTATATGTGTAGTTATCCTGCTGCATGTCCTGTTAGTGACGTTCAGCACACGTTGTACTTTGTAAGTATTTGTATTGTACTGTATGAGTttcacagcaacacagagatgtaaatatgtataaataCTTGTAAATAAATGGTTAAATagttaaaataaattaatacaacAATGGTTTAAAAAGAAGTCATGTTTAAACATTCATATTAGtgttgggcagcagtggctcagtggtggaGCAGGGTCCAATGAGCGGAAGgtcggtggttcgatcccaactcctcccgagtcgttgttgttgtgtgtccttgggcaaggcagtGTACACTCACTGGagtgtggcgctctttgctgggaaGCCTTAcgcaatttccctgatgggattattaaccctcatggactgttcgcaaacactaccctaatgtgttgttcggggacaaaaatgtcccctaactttaacggttttaaaaatctattagataaatatttttttgaaattttttttgcatagaccttttaattaacttcagttctaatcaacagtactgaagttaattaaaaggtctatgcaaaaaaaatttcaaaaaaatatttatctgatatatttttaaaaccgttaaagttaggggacgtttttgtccccgaacaacacattagggggtaaaatttgctcacagtgtactgttgacctatgaaaaattttaaaatcatattaaaaaaaattatgtaaaattaagcttgttgaggaaaaatgattcaatttgttcacatattgacaaagttatggccaaaataaacagaaaaatttctctcagaggacaaaaatgtcccaaacagtccatgagggttaaagtatttccaaaaaaaaaaaacaattagtatttgagctgtttgtatgctaatgctaacaggaggcagcagctacatgctttttttttataaactttatcaaagttTAAAGGCTTTTGTTTAATGttctctcctccaccacctcctcctcgcTGTAATGAATATCTGTCAGGTAACTCAACTCCCCTCTGATGTCATGGGGGTAGCTGAGAGCTGGCGGCCGTGGAGCAGACCGGATCCCCGCCTCCTGGCGGACCAACATTCCGCTGCGGCTGCGGGAACATGGCGCACTCAGTCTGGATCAACTTTCGCCGAGAAACGCTTCGGAGGATCTCCGTGTAGCACGCAGGTCTCCTCATCTGTGGATTATCGATCAGTATCGATCAGCGTGGGGACGTCACCGTGAGCAGAgcctctgtctgtccgtccgtccgtctGCGGGATGAAAGTTTGGATCTAGCGGAGATGGAAAAGCAGAGAGCGCGGAGGGAGAAGGTGGGTACGGCCGCCTCATCCGCTCCGGGTCCCGGCTGTAGAGCCGCAGCCGGGACCCGGAGCCTCAACAACACAACTCATCTGCTTTTAACACTTCTCATTCACACCGCGGGaagattttaaaacatttaaggTTTCACAAAGTTTAAAGGAAGCTTCTTAACATCTGTATTCAGAGCGCAGGGGCAGAAAAACGCCTCAAAACCAGATGTGCAGGGAGACAGGAGGCATTTAAAGACAAACATTTAAGGAGAAATGTCTcaaagctgaacacacacacacacacacacacacacgttcaggAGGGATGAACAGCAGAGTTTTAAGTTTTCACTTTGTTCCAGAAATATTTAACCACAAACATCTCAAATCAACattaagacaaaacaaacacacaaacaacatggcagctgaGGACAAATGAGTTTTATGACTTTATAAAGTttacctaaacacacacacacacacacacacacacacacacacacacacacacatacagacacacacacagacacacacacagacacacacatacagacacacacacacagtgtccacaTGCTGTAATGAGCACTCTGCACTTTAAAGTTTTATAATCTGCTTTTGTCGTGTCTGTCAGGATGCTTTTGAACTTTTAAACTGGGGCGGTTAgcgtagcttagcataaagactggaaaTAAAGCCTGTCCCTGTGTGCTGTGTAGCTTTAACTACAAGGCTAAGCTAACCTGGCTCTGATTTTTTAACACTATGTTGTAAATATGCCACACTAggctaggctaagctaagctcGCCTTGTAGTTTCATATTTCCAGTTCCAGCTCCCGAGATATCTGAGATATTTTGACATGGTCCGCCCTCAGGTGGCCGcttgtggaactgcagtctgTAGCCCTTCCCCCTCAGCTGCGGCGCTCCATCCTTACGTCTTTTGTTTGTGGGTTTATTCCTGCGGCGCGCTGCTTCGCCGTCTCACCTACAGCATGTGTTACATGATCAGAATGTTGCGTTCAGGGACCGTTTCCTGTTTCAGGTGTTTCTGTCTGACTGTTGTAAGTAGTGGACAGCCTGTGACTCGCTGACTGGGCGTCATAGTACAGGACAgaggggaagtgtgtgtgtgtgtgtacaggatATTCATGTTGTGTTCCGgcccctgttgttgctctgtgtttctgagtgtgtgttgatcAGACACATCGCTGTCAGAGGAAACGTGATGCTGCCTGACTTTGTGTTGCTGTCAACctgtcagctgtctgtgtgcgtgtagAACAAAGTGGCAGCATCattaacaagcagcagcagcagcaaccgaAGCAACACACGGCCTCCTGTTGAAGCCCACGGTTACCTAATGTCACCATAGAAACAGAAGATGtatacataaaaatacacaaaatgtaaCCACAGCTACTGTAATCTGCTGCTAGCTTTTGCAGAATTAAACCCTGGTCGAATCCTATTGATCCAACTTGATGCTAACAAGCCTAGCATGTTAGCAGGAATTGTCCTGAATATATAAATCAAGATTTAAACATGTTCATATTATGCTCAGTAGTTCAAATAATCATGTTTATCTTCTGAAATATCATATGTTTTCCTAAATCTAATAATGCAccttaaaggaccagtgtgtgaagtttagtgccatctagtggagagGCTGCAGACTGCAGCTAACTGAATACCCCTCAGTGTTCAGGGTCAGGGCCATGTTTGAACCTGTTAGGCTTCTGATGGTACCCACCATTCCTTATACTGTGAGGTGAGGAGAGTCTCAGCAGGAAGGACAGATGCATTCTGGGAAGAACTGGCTGACCTTTAATGAGGAAACgttcaaaaacacacatcaaaggGTGTAGGAGTGTAAAAACCCACCCAGCTACAAACAGGCTGATTTCAGTGTGTTATTTATGAACTGTATTCCAGTACAGCACTAATAGGCTTACAGAGATTTATGcagcagttcacacacacacacacacacacacatgaaatatGTTTCTCTTTGTTTATTTCAGCAAACGCTGCCGCGGTAACACGTTCCAACAGCTCTGCTTTATGTCACATTATTCATATCTGAGACAAAGTTTCATAACAACATCCATGAGGATCATAACGCAGCGAAGAGGCGAAGAGAAGAAAGCACCTCGAACTCCAGAGAAAGATGGCgcctgcaacaagcttctccacctttttatttgtttacacatTTTCAAACACGCAATTCAGACTCAAGGGGGCGCCACAAGCAAAAACACGACTCGCTCCAAGGCTTCAAAAAGTCCACGGGTCTGATTTACCCCCACGCACGGCTCCATCATGCCTGGTTAATGATGATTTTTAGGTCAGAATGCTGATGTCAGTGCCAGCAGAGGATGCAGCTGATGATGGGGAACATTTCAGCCTttgatgctaacattagctcgTGTTCTTTAGCCGTCAGATcgtcctgctgtgtttgtttgtttgtttctcttaaAACTCCGCCGCCTGTCGCCGGACTCGAGctgaattatttaaaaacaagctGTTGTGGAGACATCGTGCTCGTGTGTGCGTTCTGAAGCTGAGAACACAGAGTGGATGTTTGACAGTGTGTTTCCTGAAGTTTCTTCTTCTCAGAActttctgtctgttctttcCTCTCAGTCAGAACCGTTGGGTGAAGTTTTGGGAATCCCTCCAGTCTGCATATTTTCACTGTGTAACAAACAATtcaagcagtgtgtgtgtgtgtgtgtgtgaggggggaaTAGAGACAGAGATAATGAAGGCCTTGGTGTAAGCTCTGGTGAAAGGACAAATTTGGAAACGCCAGATCAGAGAGCAGCTCCGGGACGTTTTACACACAGTCTGAATGAGAAGAGCAGAACCGGCAGCCCGGCCGCTCTCTGAGGAATTCCAGCCGTTACCGCCGAGCACAACAGAAGAGTGCACGCAGCAGCTCCGTCTCATATCATGCAAATCAGGCTTCGGtagaagttttttttgtgactTATGTAACAACAGCTGAAAGCTACGACTTTTAAAGCTTATTTTTATTCCTCAAGTAATCTGAGTAACAGAAATCCTCTGAGGACAACAGAACCAGACACAGGTTCAGTTCCAGGCTGTAAAACGGGATTATTCCTGTGTAATGTTTGACGTCTAACATGGGGGGTTAATCAGGACTGAGTCACGCTTGTAGCCACCCCCCAGAGGCCATGGGGGGAACTGCAGGTTATGACTTCTGCGTAGTAAACACTCGACTGATTATGTTGGATCAGTGAagaaaattaaatgaaaaattGAAATATTGAAATGAGCCAGAGACAGCCTCCGgtggccatttgtggaactgcaaGCTCTTGGTGGGAGAGTTGACTGTTCAGGTGAAGCATCATCTGTGCCTGTCAGTTCTGGTTTTAACCCTCTCAACACTCTGCCCTCCTtggcaacaagcaggaagccatgatggcctcacagcagtcacatgaccaacattcagcgAGTTTCTGTCTGAACAGGATTACTGGAATAAatgttcctcttcctcttttcttcttcctctctcctcagtTCTCTCTGTTTGGCTCTCGCTCCGCCAGCAGGACCACCAACCccccctcttcatcctcctcctcatcctctcctgtGAACCATTCTGCGCCGGCGGTGAAGAGGTCGGACCGACTCCCCAGCACCGCCGCCCTCAGCAAAGCTGAATTCCTGGAGCGAGTGCGCCGCAGTAACCAGgcctgccagcagggggagttCGCGCTGGCTGTGCGTCTGTACAGCGAGGCTTTAACTGCCGACCCGCAGAACTGCATCCTGTACAGCAACCGCTCGGCGGCGTACCTGCGGCTGGGTCAGTACAGCACCGCGCTGGACGACGCCATCAAGGCTCGACTCATCAACCCCAAATGGCCGAAGGTAGGAGCTGCGACGCACGCGCCGTATGAAAGTGTGGATGATGGTGCGGTGTGTTCCTGCTGATGTTTGTGCCTTTGCATGTTTGACGAGtgtcctaaacacacacagtgtgtgaggcTGACAAGAAAACCGATCCAGCTAGATTTGGTGTAGGACCATGTAGCTTCGTGTCAACAAGCAGACCGTGCCTGTGGTGATCTGGTGGCGACCCGCCGCTCTGCTGAGTGTATTATTTTGATGGTAAATGTGTCAAAGTCTACCAATAAAATCCAGCAGGCAGAAAGTCAGACCCCAGAGTGTCATATAGAACACTACACGACATCAGTGTGGGCGAGGAGAGGTTTTCCTTTGAAAGCACAGACGCCTCTGGTTGTTGTGGTTTGTGTGGTTAGATACAAGCTGTGTGGGTTTTAGCCCCAGTATTAGGCTGTTTGGTTACAGTAGAAGCACTTTGGATCAGGCCTGGGTTAAGGTTGATCTGCAGGGTCCTCttggttgtgtttttatgtgtggaTCCTCAGGGCTAAGGTCAGGCCGGAGTTGGACTGCTGTCTGTAACCTTCTGTGACGTCAGTGCAGCATTGTTTGACAGAACGATCAATCCATCATCAATGACCAGTTGGACACGTTACCTGAACATTTTGCAGACATTGGTGTCAACAAACAGACACTTGTGTCGTTGCTGCTTCTGATGTTACCGTGTGAAGAGTCTGGGTTTTTTGAGCTGGCTAACATGTTAGCAGCATCTGTCACGGTGACAGCCATGTCCGGAGCAGTCTTCAGGGACTGAGCTGGGGTTTTGTTGAGCAGTGAGGGATGGAGGCTCCTCTCAGAGGGGAAGCAGGCAGCCAGGAGCCCGGCCTGCCAGGCTGCTTCAGTCTGGACGGCTGGGGCCGGGCCAGCTCCACTCCACTTCCTTTCTCTGTGTGAGAGAATGGAcggaagtggtgtgtgtgtgtctctgtgtgtgtgtgtccgtgtgtgtgtctctgtgtgtgtttgtgtgtctgtgtgtgtgtgtttgtgtgtgtggcagctctgttgttttgtttgtgaagcCCCGGCCAGGCCTTGGCCTGAATCTGGCACTTTAAAgacaataacagcagcagcattcctGTGCGCGCGCCTGTATAGCGGCGGTGTCATGGCAGTGAGCTCACCGCAGCATTCGCCGCGGGTCAGAGGCGAGGTCGAGCCTAATGAAGTGCCAATAAGAAAGAGAGTCTTTCTCAGGGGGGACGCTTACTTCTGCCTGACTTCCTTCTTTCTGCCCTTcgctctcctttttttctgctcgCCTCCCACACTCTGccccaccgccgccgccgccgccgctgttgttggcacaacacacactttaggcatctcacacacacaaaaagagcgATTTGGTCATGGGAACAGAGGGGTGTAGCTGGTCAGAAGTTGCATTTGTTTGCGTGCTGATCCTGATAAGGACGCTGCGTTCTGAGGCTGTTTGTCTGTCGGTGCAGGTCTGAGAAcgtcttttgtttctttgtgattcaaatgaagtgacatcacaggagTGAATCCGCTGCAGGAGCGAGAGCCTCTCTCAGCCGGGTTTGTTGTCGTCTGCACACTCTGCCTTTGTGTGTTCGTGGGAAGAGTCTTTCAAAGAGAGATTTGTTTTCCTGCACGCAGGTGAATTTTATTCATTCTGATCAGGAACTTTAACAAACTGCTCACACTGCAGAGACGTCTGATGTGGCAGAAACGTTTAGGGAGGAGAAAAGACAGAATAGGAGGATtattaaataaagatggacgaacCTCCTGTGAGGAGTGTGGAGGCTCCAGCTGTCACCACCTTTCAAGCTTCGcctaaactcccagttaatccagatacaggcaaagaggtcaCATCCTTGATTCTGCATATTTGAAGCCTTAAAATGATGTAAACAGTTGAGTTATGTGTCAGTTATCGCAGTGCATTTCCAGGGCCAGTCTGGGTCAGCCTGGATAATCCACGGTGCCTTTTGAAGTTTGGATTAGCTGGGTTAACTGGGGCACACTTTTGCTCAGGCATGAAGGTGTTAATGTTGATGTATTGAGATGTATTAACGCCTCTTAAAATAAGAGGCGTCCACACTCCGAGCGGCTCTGCTGTGGGAGTATCAGTGCGGCTCATCAGCGAGCGCCGGAGCCTCTGAAGTGGGATCGGAGCAGCTGGCGGCCTGCTCGTGGCTCTGGCCCCGCTCCGCTCAGGCTTCCCCTGTCATTAGGAAAGTGCTCCTTAACCACGCGCTGCAAAAATATTACCAACGTACATGCAGAGGCCGCCGTCTCTTTAAGTGGCACAGAAACGGGCTGTTCGGGACGCCTCCCCACATGACAGAGTTTATATTATAACCTGATCTAAGACTCAGTTTCCTCGTGTTTGGGTTCCTCCCTGCTCCGGAGAACTCACGGTCCCATGACTCCACGGCTGAAACTGTGTCAGGCAGAGCTCGGAGTGGGTCAGTGGGCTAATCCAGGTCTAACACAAGTCAATACAGATACAATAATACAAGCCTTGAAGAAAGCTCTGTTTATTGTTGTAGCTTTTAACTCTAAATGACACACTTCTCTCCAGGAAACCACCTTTCAGGGGAATATTAGGAGCTTAGGAAGCAAAACAAAGCATCAGTGACTTTCCATTGTGCCTTTCAGAAGGTAAAAACATGCACTGGagcagccactagagggcagcactGACATGTTGGACAAAAACCGCCTGGCACCTCACAGAGCCCCGACACAACTTCTCCTTTGTGACAGCAGCCCTCTCATGACCCACATCACATGAGGCTTTGCAGCACAAACATGCCGTTAAATCGGAGCCAGACTGCCCCAGacctcacctcctcctttaTGGCTGATAACAGCCGCAGATGAAGCTGCTTTTAACGTGATAACATATCAAAACGTGCACACCAGCACCACGTTCTCCTGCAGGATCTGATGAGTTTTGCCTAGAAGTACTCGTGGGTCTAATCTGGAGATGTGCTGCAGCGTCTGCGCTTGCAGCCGGACCCGAGCTGCTGTCTCAGCATCCGT is a window from the Parambassis ranga chromosome 12, fParRan2.1, whole genome shotgun sequence genome containing:
- the pla2g3 gene encoding group 3 secretory phospholipase A2 isoform X1 — encoded protein: MTHIAPLVALVVSLLSRTGSAGSGGVLCTWTKVTPDQRVHYSFLRSGAASLRLYHSVWSGGERALLGCTWSDDAALIQDYRSVCRERAHDFSDHLHPYLDSVLEAEKEQCVPLAELEGHVGRRPVRSVGDEDERSEVTTHQRVKRGFIVPGTLWCGSGNKAPSYADLGVFSDTDSCCREHDQCKHTILSFHSEFGVFNSNIFTMSHCDCDNQFHSCLKNANDSISGVVGYTFFNLLKMHCFRFSHRLQCSQRNWFGMCKETKMALYAEVYPPTLYESADPADVSLNISMNSTTTPAALLDTSSEPHLSSVPVPTPTASVSTAVETTTAVETTTAVETTTAVETSTVVTTTAVETTTAVETTTAVETTTAVETTTAKSRDSSTETSCSVYKDLDECKYKIRPQRRKHGLHNTEPRTLYHCNCTSRLFQSLASQRQLSKVQSVLLGQVSPSCFLLQDCSAANRCSAVLVKADLPQRDVEEQRHLQAVTLKVRRPNTRRARRRDGAVRLHKLCVRMSRPRNQSPPAGTELSR
- the pla2g3 gene encoding group 3 secretory phospholipase A2 isoform X2, with translation MTHIAPLVALVVSLLSRTGSAGSGGVLCTWTKVTPDQRVHYSFLRSGAASLRLYHSVWSGGERALLGCTWSDDAALIQDYRSVCRERAHDFSDHLHPYLDSVLEAEKEQCVPLAELEGHVGRRPVRSVGDEDERSEVTTHQRVKRGFIVPGTLWCGSGNKAPSYADLGVFSDTDSCCREHDQCKHTILSFHSEFGVFNSNIFTMSHCDCDNQFHSCLKNANDSISGVVGYTFFNLLKMHCFRFSHRLQCSQRNWFGMCKETKMALYAEVYPPTLYESADPADVSLNISMNSTTTPAALLDTSSEPHLSSVPVPTPTASVSTAVETTTAVETTTAVETTTVETTTAVETTTAKSRDSSTETSCSVYKDLDECKYKIRPQRRKHGLHNTEPRTLYHCNCTSRLFQSLASQRQLSKVQSVLLGQVSPSCFLLQDCSAANRCSAVLVKADLPQRDVEEQRHLQAVTLKVRRPNTRRARRRDGAVRLHKLCVRMSRPRNQSPPAGTELSR